Part of the Leifsonia soli genome is shown below.
GGCCTGCACCGCTCGATCACGTACCGCATCCTCCGCACGCTGGAGGACCACGGACTGGTGGTGCGCGACGCCGCCGGTGCGGTCGAGCTCGGGCCGCGGATGGCCAGCCTCGCCCGATCGGTGTCGCGCGACCTGCAGTCGGCGGCCCTTCCGCAGCTGACGGCCGTCGCCAACGAGCTCACGATGACGGCCTTCCTCGCCGTGCTCGACCGCCATGACGTGGTCACCCTGGTGACGGTGGAGCCGTCGCACGCGCACGCCACCGTGGCGCAGCGGCCGGGGACGCGGCATCCCCTCGCCTCCGGCGCCCCGGGGATCGCGATCCAGTCGGCCCTGACGGAGGCGCAGTGGCGGGCGCTGCCGGGGGAGCATCCCCGCGAGGCCGCCGCGCTGGCGCAGCGCCGCGGTTACGCCACCAGTCACGACGAGGTGATCGCCGGACTCGCATCCATCGCCGTGCCGGTCGTCGCCCCCGGCCAGCCCGTGGCGGCGCTCGCCGTGGTCTACGTCGCGAACGACGTGGACGCCGCCGCGATCGGCGCGCGCCTGCGGACCGCCGCCGCCGCCATCGAGGCCGACCTGCGCTGACCCACCCACCGTCGAGTCCACAAACTTTGCACGCCCGCGCGGCGTTTCGTGTGCAATTTGTGCGGACTCGACGGTGGTGGGGGTCAGGCGGTGAGGGTTCGGGTGAGGAGGATGGGGCGGAAGAATACGGCGAGTTCGGCGGTGGCGGACAGGGGGAGTATGGCCGAGACGTACTGATCGGGGCGGACGACGACGATCGCGCCGCCTCGGTCGATCCCGCGGACCGCGAAGATGTCGTCGGCCGGGTCGGCCGCGTAGACCTTCTCGTAGTCGATCAGCCCGAACGGTCCGACCCGGGGGAGGAACAGGTCGGGGACGACGCCGAGGTCGACGGCCGTGTGGTCCTGCTGGTAGATCACCTTGACGTCGAACCACGCGTCCGGATCCGCCCCAGCGGGCGTCGCGGCGAGCGGCGAGTCGGGAGACTCCGAGAGCCACGCCGCGAGGTCGGCGACCGCCGAAGGCTCTCCGGCCCTGGCGGCGTCGGCGAAGACGTAGATGCGCCACCGGCCGTCGGCGCGCGCGTGGTGCCCGAGGTGCACCGGATTGCCGTCGCAGACTCGCTTCACCCCAGCCGACTTGAAGCGCTTGCCGACCGGGAAGCCCGTCGCGAGCTCCTGGTGGCTCTGCTCCCCGACGATGAGGGAGGGCGCGTACTGGGTCATGAAGCCGGCGGGGAACTCGGCGGTGCGGACGTAGAAGTCCTCCAGCTCCGACGGGCTCTCGAACTCCTCCGGCTTCTTCGCCATCAGCGTCGACCACTGCTTGTCGAAGTCGATGAGGTCCTTCGCCACCACCTGCCGCTCGGCGGAGTAGGTCGCGAGCAGGCTCTCCGGGCTCCGGCCGTCGAGCACATGCCCGAGCTTCCAGCCGATGTTGAAGCCGTCCTGCATCGACACGTTCATGCCCTGGCCGGCCTTCGCACTGTGCGTGTGGCAGGCGTCACCGGTGATGAAGACCCGCGGCGTGCGCATCCCGAGCTCCTCCGGCCGTACGTCGTCGAAGCGGTCGGTCAGCCGGTGGCCGACCTCGTACACGCTGTGCCAGGCGACGTTCCGCACGTCCAGCGTGTACGGGTGGAGGATGCGGTTCGCCCGCTCGATGATCTGCTCGATGGAGGTCGCCCGCACGGCGCCCTTGTCGTCGGGCGCGACCTCGCCGAGGTCGACGTACATCCGGAACAGGTAGCCGCCTTCGCGCGGGATGAGCAGGATGTTGCCCGCCTCCGACTGGATCGAGCACTTCGTCCGGATGTCGGGGAAGTCGGTGACCGCCAGCACGTCCATCACCCCCCACGCGTGATTGGCCTGGTCGCCGGCGAGGTGGCAGCCGATCGCCTCGCGGACCATGCTGCGCGCTCCGTCGGCTCCGATGACGTACTTCGCGTGCACGACGCGCT
Proteins encoded:
- a CDS encoding IclR family transcriptional regulator — translated: MQTLSRGIRTLELLADAGEPLSIPVIAARLGLHRSITYRILRTLEDHGLVVRDAAGAVELGPRMASLARSVSRDLQSAALPQLTAVANELTMTAFLAVLDRHDVVTLVTVEPSHAHATVAQRPGTRHPLASGAPGIAIQSALTEAQWRALPGEHPREAAALAQRRGYATSHDEVIAGLASIAVPVVAPGQPVAALAVVYVANDVDAAAIGARLRTAAAAIEADLR
- a CDS encoding FAD-dependent monooxygenase; the encoded protein is MQFHHHGYVSGDPRIQEPAGTGIDRPAELPDEMDVLIVGTGPAGMIAAAQLSQFPNVTTRIVERRPGRLAIGQADGIQARSVETFQAFGFAERIIAEAYRITEMAFWKPDPADPSRIVRTARPVDDPTGVSEFPHLIVNQARVLDYFAEVMANSPARMTPDYGHELVRLEVGDGEHPVAVTLRRTAGPDEGAERVVHAKYVIGADGARSMVREAIGCHLAGDQANHAWGVMDVLAVTDFPDIRTKCSIQSEAGNILLIPREGGYLFRMYVDLGEVAPDDKGAVRATSIEQIIERANRILHPYTLDVRNVAWHSVYEVGHRLTDRFDDVRPEELGMRTPRVFITGDACHTHSAKAGQGMNVSMQDGFNIGWKLGHVLDGRSPESLLATYSAERQVVAKDLIDFDKQWSTLMAKKPEEFESPSELEDFYVRTAEFPAGFMTQYAPSLIVGEQSHQELATGFPVGKRFKSAGVKRVCDGNPVHLGHHARADGRWRIYVFADAARAGEPSAVADLAAWLSESPDSPLAATPAGADPDAWFDVKVIYQQDHTAVDLGVVPDLFLPRVGPFGLIDYEKVYAADPADDIFAVRGIDRGGAIVVVRPDQYVSAILPLSATAELAVFFRPILLTRTLTA